The Streptomyces venezuelae genomic interval GCCCGCTCAAGGTGCCTGCCCGAGGTGCCTGTCCAAGGTGCCTGCATAGGGTGCCCGTATGACCTTGTTGAGCGTGAATGCGGGCCGGGCCCGGCCGGCGGAGTACACCGAGTCCGCGTCGAAGAAGACGGCCATCGACAAGCGGCCCGTCGACGGGCCCGTACGGATCGAGGCTCCGGGGGCGCCGGGTGTCGGGGGCAGCGGGGTGGCCGGGGACGAGGTCTGCGACCTGCGGTTCCACGGGGGAAACGACCGGGCCGCGTACGCCTTCGCCCGTGAGGACCTGGACCTGTGGGAGCGGGAGCTGGGACGTGAGCTGGCCAACGGCTCCTTCGGCGAGAACCTCACGACGCTCGGCCTCGACGTGAACGGGGCCCTGATCGGGGAGCGGTGGCGGATCGGCGAGGAGGTCGTCCTGGAGGTGACCGGCGGGCGCATCCCGTGCCGGACGTTCGCGGGCTTCCTGGAGGAGAAGGGCTGGGTGAAGCGGTTCACGCAGTCGGCGGCCGGACCCGGCGCGCTGCTGCGGGTGATCGTGCCGGGCGAGGTGCGGGCGGGCGACCCGATCACGGTCGTGCACCGGCCGGACCACGAGGTCACCGTCGCGCTGCTGCACCGCGCGGCGACCGCCGAACGCACGCTGCTGCCCGGCACCTTGGCCGCCGCGGAGTGGATGGAGTCGGGGCTGCTCGCACTCGCGCGCCAGTACGCGGAGAAGTACGGCCGGGCGGGGCACTAACGTGCCGGTATGACGACTGCACTGATTACGGGCGCCACCGCGGGCATCGGTGCCGCCTTCGCACGGAGGCTGGCGGCGGACGGTCACGACGTGGTGCTGGTGGCCCGGGACGTGAAGCGGCTCCGGGAGCAGGCCACCGAACTCCACGACCGGCACGGCGTGGAGGCCGAGGTCCTCGCGGCGGACCTGTCCGAGGAGAAGGGCATCGCGGCCGTCGAGGCGCGGCTCTCGGACCCGAGGCAGCCGGTCGACGTACTCGTGAACAACGCCGGCTTCGGCAACAAGGGCCGGTTCCTGGAAGTCTCCATGGCCGACGAGTTGAAGATGCTGACGGTGCACTGCGAGGCGGTGCTGCGGCTGACCTCGGCCGCGGCCGGCTCGATGAAGGAGCGCGGCCGCGGCGCGGTGGTGAACGTCGCCTCGGTGGCGGCCTTCGTGCCCCGTGGGACCTACGGGGCGTCGAAGGCCTGGGTCGTGCAGTTCACCCAGGGCGCGGCGCGGGACCTCGCGGGCAGCGGGGTGCGGCTGATGGCGCTCTGCCCCGGCTTCGTGCGGACGGAGTTCCACGAGCGGGCCGGGATGGGGACGGACAACATCCCGGGATGGATGTGGCTCGACGCGGACAAGCTGGTGACGGCGGCGCTCGGGGACCTGGAGCGGGGGAAGACGCTGTCGATCCCCGACCCCCGCTACAAGGCCCTGATGGGTGTGGTGAAGCTGGCGCCGCGCGGCCTGCTCGGCGGTGTCTCCTCCAAGGCGGGCCGCAAGTACGGACCGAAGTAGCGCCCGTATCCGCTTAGTTCAGGGCATCGAGGTCCAGTCGTGCGGTGGTGCCGTTCTGCCACGTCACGTGGAGGGTGTGGCCGGCGACCCGGACGTCCGCGAGCGTGGATACGGGGGCGGGGGCGGGTTCGGCGGTGAGCGAGGCGAGGGCGACGAAGAGGGTGGCCGGGCCGGTCGTCGCGCCATGGA includes:
- a CDS encoding MOSC domain-containing protein; its protein translation is MTLLSVNAGRARPAEYTESASKKTAIDKRPVDGPVRIEAPGAPGVGGSGVAGDEVCDLRFHGGNDRAAYAFAREDLDLWERELGRELANGSFGENLTTLGLDVNGALIGERWRIGEEVVLEVTGGRIPCRTFAGFLEEKGWVKRFTQSAAGPGALLRVIVPGEVRAGDPITVVHRPDHEVTVALLHRAATAERTLLPGTLAAAEWMESGLLALARQYAEKYGRAGH
- a CDS encoding SDR family NAD(P)-dependent oxidoreductase — its product is MTTALITGATAGIGAAFARRLAADGHDVVLVARDVKRLREQATELHDRHGVEAEVLAADLSEEKGIAAVEARLSDPRQPVDVLVNNAGFGNKGRFLEVSMADELKMLTVHCEAVLRLTSAAAGSMKERGRGAVVNVASVAAFVPRGTYGASKAWVVQFTQGAARDLAGSGVRLMALCPGFVRTEFHERAGMGTDNIPGWMWLDADKLVTAALGDLERGKTLSIPDPRYKALMGVVKLAPRGLLGGVSSKAGRKYGPK